In a single window of the Branchiostoma floridae strain S238N-H82 chromosome 2, Bfl_VNyyK, whole genome shotgun sequence genome:
- the LOC118405032 gene encoding lysM and putative peptidoglycan-binding domain-containing protein 4-like — protein MLLRRSSHDKMAKAMAGGRRARHTSWNAPNAELGNLYVFGDDVDEEELLEEDAIELTDVRPRGERRRDERGRKDESDTVLLERTIMPGDTLQTFALLYGCTLADLRRANNLMSDQDFHALKFIKVPVKRHGLLTAREEEDRRRRQFRRTDSENIEYNLDTGDGAKVNGRDAYTEMNDIRGYLTQVDDEMDRIRRSTPEREETFEPYETRASLMECRRYINRETSNGADCGIRWWMALLCMIIVAVVCPLLYFLYFHSRTDGYITKKP, from the exons ATGCTATTGCGGAGGTCCAGTCACGACAAGATGGCCAAAGCAATGGCAGGTGGGCGGAGGGCACGGCATACCTCATGGAACGCCCCCAATGCTGAACTGGGAAACCTGTATGTGTTTGGAGATGATGTGGATGAAGAAGAACTGTTGGAGGAAGATGCGATAGAGCTCACGGACGTTAGACCGAGGGGAGAAAGAAGGAGGGATGAGAGGGGAAGGAAGGATGAGAGTGATACAGTTCTACTGGAGAGGACCATCATGCCAGGGGACACACTACAGACCTTCGCCCTGCTGTATGGGTGCACT CTTGCAGACTTGCGCCGTGCAAACAATCTCATGTCTGATCAGGACTTCCATGCACTGAAGTTTATAAAAGTTCCAGTCAAACGACACGGACTGCTGACTGCACGAGAAGAGGAGGACAGAAGAAGACGTCAGTTTCGCCGTACAGACAGTgagaatatagaatacaacctTGATACAGGAGATGGCGCAAAGGTAAATGGACGTGATGCTTACACAGAAATGAATGACATACGGGGTTACCTCACTCAGGTGGATGATGAAATGGACAGAATACGACGCTCCACGCCCGAGCGCGAGGAGACCTTTGAGCCGTACGAGACGCGTGCTTCCTTGATGGAATGTCGGAGATACATCAATAGAGAAACAAGCAATGGGGCAGACTGTGGAATCAGATGGTGGATGGCCCTTCTGTGTATGATAATTGTAGCAGTTGTTTGT